One region of Dryobates pubescens isolate bDryPub1 chromosome 20, bDryPub1.pri, whole genome shotgun sequence genomic DNA includes:
- the EDN2 gene encoding endothelin-2, with product MPSPATGTVLLALALCVLLGDGMGHHPLETHLAAHPRTKRCSCNSWLDKECIYFCHLDIIWVNTPGHTAPYGLGSPPRRRRRALGRCECSHSRDSICATFCQAQPGYLQNLKLPVSSGASMKSPQSSGVRPSHHGLLRALRDLAVSGLRLSKRQHRSRGSTQPTVLPWEKNIWKKKR from the exons atgcccagccctgccaccggCACCGTGCTGCTGGCGCTCGCCCTCTGCGTCCTCCTGGGAGATG gTATGGGACATCATCCCTTGGAGACCCATCTGGCTGCCCACCCCAGGACCAAACGATGCTCCTGCAACAGCTGGCTGGATAAGGAATGCATTTACTTCTGTCACCTGGACATCATCTGGGTCAACACACCGGG GCACACCGCTCCCTACGGCCTGGGAAGTCCACCAAGGCGGCGCAGGAGAGCGCTCGGCAGGTGCGAGTGCTCGCACTCCAGGGACAGCATCTGTGCCAccttctgccaggcacagcctgg GTACCTCCAAAATCTGAAGCTCCCAGTGAGCTCTGGAGCATCAATGAAGTCTCCACAGAGCAGTGGTGTGAGGCCTTCCCATCATGGGCTGCTGAGAGCTCTCAG GGACCTTGCTGTCTCCGGCCTGCGGCTCAGCAAGCGCCAGCACCGTTCCCGGGGGAGCACACAGCCAACGGTTCTGCCCTGGGAGAAAAACATCTGGAAGAAGAAGAGATAA